A window of the Hordeum vulgare subsp. vulgare chromosome 5H, MorexV3_pseudomolecules_assembly, whole genome shotgun sequence genome harbors these coding sequences:
- the LOC123399090 gene encoding uncharacterized protein LOC123399090, with translation MLTLQHSIIGRMVVFFLRVCQHLQLVLMFEFDMCVKQIMGVGNCSDQAITDFSKHIDGQLMRVNALLVASTIVIGVIVGIGAYGQRYRHHPLTSFLFLGATTLFVPILSYVVSTVDSNLGVVTISSDAHIIPGWCSTRSHIYTVFVWASLVQIAGANTTTIVAGDDNKGLNITLPGTVLLVQAIWTSYIVVYYLGGGYYSTRQWSIKHMDLANGLPVLPLFSLLIAKLLLKYYAWYGASRSLAFGRNPHFIVGYMEQLKAKLTSEHSLPPLIVTGEDTTLVQKEPHGYSIKWLFNQADGTGIDNNNLVTTDKVWRLEDDIFPRYSTKQLKDICFSFALFKLLRCRFTRHTIAEFGFIKAHNLLSHVLLQDVDDERPLGMIAHELSFLHDYYYSSLPTSYSSSWLPILSISISLLTMGLSLLYLLLITVVILLYAFMGWPHHGQMQCFLNFHPSFQNEHEDFFYSSSNQIQYGNIFFDLAPVGLLAALVVLSEVREIACYICSNWTKVFLICSYVRHASLWQKSHWKKKMLSLVLRRKCKLLNHWVDKMNQCSVLALHPSTTPVPLLGRLIPLLHRKKVPRAVKAALLKPLRSPNWKNRSNGVASLCTRLQLQADNNPLSTSNGVKGVADTMLVAHIATSILEVRTSEPLRQADSANEIAATHLSRYCAYLVAYVPDLLPDNNEWCKSLYKGIKKKAKRALAASGNTGQASLSPEALVQALSAGSEEAHDLLKNGAELGKKLVELAGNEGEEVAWELLAEFWSEMILYAAPSDNVAAHAEAIARGGELITLLWALLTHLGFISRPEAAMPNTPGDV, from the coding sequence ATGCTTACATTGCAGCATAGCATCATTGGACGAATGGTTGTATTCTTTTTGCGTGTTTGTCAACATCTTCAACTTGTACTGATGTTTGAATTTGATATGTGTGTTAAGCAGATTATGGGCGTCGGAAACTGCTCCGACCAAGCAATCACTGACTTCTCTAAGCACATAGATGGGCAGTTGATGAGAGTGAACGCTCTGCTGGTGGCCAGCACCATCGTGATAGGAGTTATTGTTGGGATCGGTGCCTATGGTCAGCGCTACCGTCACCATCCACTTACCAGCTTCCTCTTCCTTGGTGCCACCACCTTGTTCGTGCCCATCCTCTCCTATGTTGTCTCTACCGTCGATAGTAATCTAGGTGTTGTCACTATTTCCTCCGATGCACACATAATACCAGGGTGGTGCAGTACACGTAGCCACATTTACACTGTGTTCGTATGGGCTAGTCTTGTTCAGATTGCTGGCGCCAACACCACTACAATAGTTGCTGGTGATGACAACAAAGGACTAAACATTACCCTTCCTGGCACTGTACTGCTTGTTCAAGCAATATGGACCTCGTACATTGTCGTGTACTACCTAGGAGGGGGATATTATTCAACGAGACAATGGTCCATAAAGCATATGGATCTTGCAAATGGATTACCGGTTCTTCCATTGTTTTCTCTTCTCATTGCCAAGCTACTTCTCAAATATTATGCTTGGTATGGGGCAAGCAGGTCATTAGCATTTGGGCGCAATCCTCATTTCATTGTTGGATACATGGAGCAACTAAAAGCCAAGCTAACAAGTGAGCATTCCCTTCCTCCACTCATAGTTACGGGAGAGGACACAACATTGGTACAGAAGGAGCCTCATGGTTATAGTATCAAATGGTTATTTAACCAAGCTGATGGGACAGGGATAGACAACAACAATTTAGTGACCACTGATAAAGTTTGGAGGTTAGAGGATGATATATTTCCGAGGTATTCAACCAAGCAGCTAAAAGATATATGCTTTTCGTTTGCATTGTTCAAGTTGTTAAGATGTCGATTTACAAGGCATACAATTGCTGAGTTTGGTTTCATCAAGGCCCATAACTTATTGTCACACGTGTTGCTCCAGGATGTTGATGATGAAAGACCACTTGGGATGATTGCACATGAGCTTTCTTTccttcatgattattattattcaTCTCTCCCAACCTCATATTCAAGCAGTTGGCTacccattttgagcatatctatttcACTTCTAAccatgggtttgagcttattatatctATTGCTCATAACAGTTGTGATTTTGCTGTATGCTTTTATGGGATGGCCACATCATGGACAGATGCAGTGTTTTCTGAATTTCCATCCTTCGTTCCAGAATGAACATGAAGATTTTTTCTATAGTTCTTCGAACCAGATACAATATGGAAATATTTTCTTCGATCTTGCCCCAGTGGGTTTGCTTGCGGCACTAGTTGTGCTTTCGGAGGTGCGGGAGATTGCTTGTTACATCTGCTCTAACTGGACTAAAGTATTCCTGATCTGCTCCTATGTTAGGCATGCTTCTTtgtggcagaaatcacattggaaGAAGAAGATGCTTAGCCTTGTGCTGCGTAGAAAATGCAAGCTGCTAAATCATTGGGTGGACAAAATGAACCAATGCTCAGTCTTGGCACTCCACCCAAGCACAACCCCAGTGCCTCTTCTCGGACGCCTCATCCCACTGCTTCACAGGAAGAAGGTACCAAGAGCAGTGAAGGCAGCTCTCCTCAAGCCACTTAGAAGCCCCAATTGGAAGAACAGAAGCAATGGCGTGGCATCCCTTTGTACAAGGCTACAACTGCAGGCCGACAACAATCCGCTCTCAACATCGAATGGCGTCAAAGGTGTAGCTGATACCATGCTTGTGGCCCACATTgccacgagcatccttgaagtgaGAACATCGGAGCCACTCCGCCAGGCTGACTCTGCTAATGAGATTGCCGCCACACACTTGTCACGCTATTGTGCCTACTTGGTAGCCTATGTCCCAGATCTACTCCCCGACAACAACGAGTGGTGCAAAAGCTTGTACAAGGGCATCAAGAAAAAAGCCAAGCGCGCACTCGCGGCATCCGGCAACACCGGGCAGGCGTCATTGAGTCCTGAAGCGCTGGTCCAGGCGCTGAGTGCCGGGTCTGAAGAGGCACACGACCTGCTCAAGAATGGTGCGGAGCTCGGGAAGAAGCTGGTGGAGCTGGCGGGAAATGAAGGAGAAGAGGTGGCATGGGAGCTCCTCGCAGAATTCTGGTCTGAGATGATACTCTATGCCGCCCCGTCGGACAATGTCGCCGCCCATGCCGAGGCCATTGCGCGGGGTGGCGAGCTGATAACACTTCTGTGGGCGTTACTCACCCACCTCGGGTTCATTAGCCGGCCAGAGGCTGCCATGCCTAACACCCCTGGTGATGTTTAA